Proteins from a single region of Coregonus clupeaformis isolate EN_2021a chromosome 19, ASM2061545v1, whole genome shotgun sequence:
- the LOC121531873 gene encoding ran-binding protein 10 isoform X1, whose amino-acid sequence MAELGAGSLLLGDPAFNYQEHELNERLKRLYPAVNEDETPLPRSWSPKDKYSYIGLSQNNLRVHYKGHGKNHKDAASVRATHPIPAACGIYYFEVKIVSKGRDGYMGIGLSAQGVNMNRLPGWDKHSYGYHGDDGHSFCSSGTGQPYGPTFTTGDVIGCCVNLINNTCFYTKNGISLGVAFTDLPPNLYPTVGLQTPGEIVDANFGQQPFVFDIEDYMSEWRAKIHGMIARFPIGERLGEWQAVLQNMVSTYLVHHGYCATATAFARATETLIQEDQTSIKNRQRIQKLVLSGRVGEAIEATQQLYPGLLEHNPNLLFMLKCRQFVEMVNGTDSEVRCFSVRSPKSQDIYPGSPSLSPRHGATNPNLHSAGADSPTCSNGVTPPNKNKSHNKYPGVSSASSSSSSSPSSVNYSESNSTDSTKSQPHSGTSNQEETRCVASDSEMEIEAEHYTNGVAENPSARIMNGTYKHQEILQAEDSSLGNGVAEDSCASRQLCGGNQAATERMIQFGRELQGLNEQLCREYGKNATHKKMLQDAFSLLAYSDPWNCPVGQQLDPMQRENICSALNSAILESQNLPKQPPLMLALGQATECVQLMARVRSGSCSFARVDNFLH is encoded by the exons ATGGCAGAGCTTGGAGCGGGGAGCCTGCTGTTGGGGGATCCTGCTTTTAATTACCAAGAGCACGAGCTAAATGAGCGATTGAAGCGGCTCTACCCGGCCGTGAATGAGGATGAGACCCCCTTACCCCGATCCTGGAGCCCCAAGGATAAATACAGCTACATCGGGCTCTCACAGAACAATCTGCGGGTGCATTACAAAG GTCATGGGAAGAATCACAAAGATGCCGCGTCTGTGCGTGCCACTCACCCCATACCAGCCGCCTGTGGGATCTACTACTTTGAAGTGAAGATTGTCAGCAAGGGCAGGGATGG GTACATGGGGATTGGTCTGTCTGCCCAGGGGGTCAACATGAACAGACTGCCTG GTTGGGACAAGCACTCATATGGTTACCACGGCGACGACGGACACTCCTTCTGCTCTTCAGGGACTGGCCAGCCATATGGCCCAACCTTCACCACAGGAGATGTGATTGGCTGCTGTGTGAACCTAATTAACAACACCTGTTTCTACACCAAGAACGGCATCAGTCTAG GTGTAGCCTTTACAGACCTCCCT CCCAACCTGTACCCCACCGTGGGCCTGCAGACTCCAGGAGAGATTGTGGATGCTAACTTTGGCCAGCAGCCCTTTGTGTTTGACATTGAGGACTATATGAGTGAATGGAGGGCTAAGATCCATGGCATGATCGCCCGCTTCCCCatcggagagagactgggggagtgGCAGGCAGTGCTGCAGAA TATGGTATCCACCTACCTGGTGCATCATGGGTACTGTGCTACGGCCACAGCCTTCGCCAGGGCTACAGAGACCTTGATCCAAGAGGACCAGACCTCCATAAAGAACAGACAGA GAATACAGAAGCTGGTATTGTCAGGGCGGGTTGGAGAGGCCATCGAAGCCACACAGCAGCTGTACCCTGGGCTCCTAGAACACAACCCCAATCTACTCTTCATGTTGAA GTGTCGGCAGTTTGTGGAGATGGTGAACGGTACAGACAGTGAGGTACGATGCTTTAGTGTCCGCTCCCCCAAGTCCCAGGACATCTACCCGGGCTCCCCCAGCCTGAGCCCCCGACATGGAGCCACCAACCCTAATCTGCACAGTGCAG gagcagacagccctACATGCAGTAACGGGGTCACCCCTCCCAACAAGAACAAGAGCCACAACAAGTACCCAGGTGTCagctctgcctcctcctcctcctcttcctccccttcctctgtcAACTACTCTGAGTCCAACTCCACTGACTCCACCAAGTCCCAGCCTCACAGTGGCACCAGCAACCAGGAGGAGACCAGGTGTGTGGCAAG tgacagtgagatggagatTGAGGCTGAGCACTACACTAACGGGGTGGCAGAGAACCCCTCTGCTCGGATCATGAATGGCACCTACAAGCACCAGGAAATCCTGCAGGCTGAGGACAGCAGCCTGGGCAATGGAGTGGCAG AAGATAGCTGTGCCTCCAGACAGCTGTGCGGAGGGAACCAGGCAGCCACAGAGAGGATGATCCAGTTTGGCCGCGAACTGCAGGGCCTCAACGAGCAGCTGTGCCGTGAATACGGCAAGAACGCCACACACAAAAAGATGCTGCAG GATGCGTTCAGTCTATTAGCATATTCGGATCCCTGGAACTGCCCAGTGGGGCAACAGCTAGAtccaatgcagagagaaaatatCTGCTCTGCTCTTAACAGCGCCATCTTGG AGTCTCAGAACTTGCCTAAGCAGCCCCCTCTGATGCTGGCTCTGGGTCAGGCCACAGAGTGTGTCCAGCTCATGGCCAGGGTCCGCTCAGGGTCCTGTTCCTTTGCCAGAGTAGACAACTTTTTGCACTAG
- the LOC121531873 gene encoding ran-binding protein 10 isoform X2 — translation MAELGAGSLLLGDPAFNYQEHELNERLKRLYPAVNEDETPLPRSWSPKDKYSYIGLSQNNLRVHYKGHGKNHKDAASVRATHPIPAACGIYYFEVKIVSKGRDGYMGIGLSAQGVNMNRLPGWDKHSYGYHGDDGHSFCSSGTGQPYGPTFTTGDVIGCCVNLINNTCFYTKNGISLGVAFTDLPPNLYPTVGLQTPGEIVDANFGQQPFVFDIEDYMSEWRAKIHGMIARFPIGERLGEWQAVLQNMVSTYLVHHGYCATATAFARATETLIQEDQTSIKNRQRIQKLVLSGRVGEAIEATQQLYPGLLEHNPNLLFMLKCRQFVEMVNGTDSEVRCFSVRSPKSQDIYPGSPSLSPRHGATNPNLHSAGADSPTCSNGVTPPNKNKSHNKYPGVSSASSSSSSSPSSVNYSESNSTDSTKSQPHSGTSNQEETSDSEMEIEAEHYTNGVAENPSARIMNGTYKHQEILQAEDSSLGNGVAEDSCASRQLCGGNQAATERMIQFGRELQGLNEQLCREYGKNATHKKMLQDAFSLLAYSDPWNCPVGQQLDPMQRENICSALNSAILESQNLPKQPPLMLALGQATECVQLMARVRSGSCSFARVDNFLH, via the exons ATGGCAGAGCTTGGAGCGGGGAGCCTGCTGTTGGGGGATCCTGCTTTTAATTACCAAGAGCACGAGCTAAATGAGCGATTGAAGCGGCTCTACCCGGCCGTGAATGAGGATGAGACCCCCTTACCCCGATCCTGGAGCCCCAAGGATAAATACAGCTACATCGGGCTCTCACAGAACAATCTGCGGGTGCATTACAAAG GTCATGGGAAGAATCACAAAGATGCCGCGTCTGTGCGTGCCACTCACCCCATACCAGCCGCCTGTGGGATCTACTACTTTGAAGTGAAGATTGTCAGCAAGGGCAGGGATGG GTACATGGGGATTGGTCTGTCTGCCCAGGGGGTCAACATGAACAGACTGCCTG GTTGGGACAAGCACTCATATGGTTACCACGGCGACGACGGACACTCCTTCTGCTCTTCAGGGACTGGCCAGCCATATGGCCCAACCTTCACCACAGGAGATGTGATTGGCTGCTGTGTGAACCTAATTAACAACACCTGTTTCTACACCAAGAACGGCATCAGTCTAG GTGTAGCCTTTACAGACCTCCCT CCCAACCTGTACCCCACCGTGGGCCTGCAGACTCCAGGAGAGATTGTGGATGCTAACTTTGGCCAGCAGCCCTTTGTGTTTGACATTGAGGACTATATGAGTGAATGGAGGGCTAAGATCCATGGCATGATCGCCCGCTTCCCCatcggagagagactgggggagtgGCAGGCAGTGCTGCAGAA TATGGTATCCACCTACCTGGTGCATCATGGGTACTGTGCTACGGCCACAGCCTTCGCCAGGGCTACAGAGACCTTGATCCAAGAGGACCAGACCTCCATAAAGAACAGACAGA GAATACAGAAGCTGGTATTGTCAGGGCGGGTTGGAGAGGCCATCGAAGCCACACAGCAGCTGTACCCTGGGCTCCTAGAACACAACCCCAATCTACTCTTCATGTTGAA GTGTCGGCAGTTTGTGGAGATGGTGAACGGTACAGACAGTGAGGTACGATGCTTTAGTGTCCGCTCCCCCAAGTCCCAGGACATCTACCCGGGCTCCCCCAGCCTGAGCCCCCGACATGGAGCCACCAACCCTAATCTGCACAGTGCAG gagcagacagccctACATGCAGTAACGGGGTCACCCCTCCCAACAAGAACAAGAGCCACAACAAGTACCCAGGTGTCagctctgcctcctcctcctcctcttcctccccttcctctgtcAACTACTCTGAGTCCAACTCCACTGACTCCACCAAGTCCCAGCCTCACAGTGGCACCAGCAACCAGGAGGAGACCAG tgacagtgagatggagatTGAGGCTGAGCACTACACTAACGGGGTGGCAGAGAACCCCTCTGCTCGGATCATGAATGGCACCTACAAGCACCAGGAAATCCTGCAGGCTGAGGACAGCAGCCTGGGCAATGGAGTGGCAG AAGATAGCTGTGCCTCCAGACAGCTGTGCGGAGGGAACCAGGCAGCCACAGAGAGGATGATCCAGTTTGGCCGCGAACTGCAGGGCCTCAACGAGCAGCTGTGCCGTGAATACGGCAAGAACGCCACACACAAAAAGATGCTGCAG GATGCGTTCAGTCTATTAGCATATTCGGATCCCTGGAACTGCCCAGTGGGGCAACAGCTAGAtccaatgcagagagaaaatatCTGCTCTGCTCTTAACAGCGCCATCTTGG AGTCTCAGAACTTGCCTAAGCAGCCCCCTCTGATGCTGGCTCTGGGTCAGGCCACAGAGTGTGTCCAGCTCATGGCCAGGGTCCGCTCAGGGTCCTGTTCCTTTGCCAGAGTAGACAACTTTTTGCACTAG